A part of Vespula pensylvanica isolate Volc-1 chromosome 20, ASM1446617v1, whole genome shotgun sequence genomic DNA contains:
- the LOC122635966 gene encoding protein tramtrack, beta isoform-like isoform X11, producing the protein MHEGQKYFKNKAVGIGRLVWQWTLRVGWRCNGKKFAKGSGLEIDKMDQQYCLRWNNHPANLTDVLSSLLAREALCDVTLACVGETFKAHQTILSACSPYFETIFLQNTHPHPIIFLKDVNDTEMKALLHFMYKGEVNVSQHLLPMFLKTAEALQIRGLTDNSVNNKTGEKSPSPEPEAQTGGRHTDSPNLQSHPEKRKRKFSGSYDVSLTGPPSERFMSDSQASSQCNYKSSPPVIPKVNNALGTELEDGGRPMSPASQPQAPIKQELDHHLSDFHDNISLPGHTVGLLGEDGGPTAGALSDGVSGIESSEHHNPPEMLDGLDGYNHLYILKL; encoded by the exons ATGCACGAAGGtcaaaagtattttaaaaataaggcCGTAGGCATTGGCAGATTGGTATGGCAGTGGACGTTAAGGGTCGGATGGCGTTGTAATGGCAAAAAGTTTGCGAAAG GGTCGGGATTGGAGATAGACAAGATGGACCAGCAGTATTGCCTACGGTGGAACAATCACCCAGCCAACCTTACAGACGTTCTCAGTTCGCTGCTTGCCAGAGAGGCACTCTGTGACGTTACCTTGGCATGTGTTGGAGAAACTTTTAAGGCACACCAGACGATACTCTCTGCATGTAGTCCGTATTTCGAGACTATTTTCCTCCAGAATACCCATCCTCATCCAATTATATTCCTGAAGGATGTCAACGATACAGAAATGAAAGCGTTGCTGCACTTTATGTATAAGGGAGAAGTAAACGTTAGTCAGCATCTATTACCGATGTTCCTCAAAACAGCAGAGGCGTTACAAATCAGAGGCCTCACAGATAATAGTGTAAATAACAAGACAGGAGAAAAAAGTCCGTCGCCAGAGCCAGAAGCGCAAACCGGTGGCAGGCACACCGATTCGCCTAATCTCCAATCGCATCctgaaaagaggaaaagaaaattttccggCAGCTATGATGTTTCTCTTACTGGACCTCCTAGCGAAAGATTCATGTCTGATTCTCag gCATCTTCgcaatgtaattataaatcaagTCCACCTGTTATTCCAAAGGTAAATAATGCCCTGGGAACAGAATTAGAGGATGGTGGTCGACCTATGTCTCCTGCATCTCAACCACAAGCTCCTATCAAGCAAGAATTAGACCACCACTTATCTGATTTCCATGACAATATCTCCCTCCCA GGTCATACGGTTGGACTATTAGGAGAGGATGGCGGACCTACGGCGGGGGCTCTTAGTGATGGGGTATCTGGAATTGAATCGTCTGAACACCATAATCCTCCTGAAATGCTCGATGGACTTGATG
- the LOC122635966 gene encoding protein tramtrack, beta isoform-like isoform X7 yields MHEGQKYFKNKAVGIGRLVWQWTLRVGWRCNGKKFAKGSGLEIDKMDQQYCLRWNNHPANLTDVLSSLLAREALCDVTLACVGETFKAHQTILSACSPYFETIFLQNTHPHPIIFLKDVNDTEMKALLHFMYKGEVNVSQHLLPMFLKTAEALQIRGLTDNSVNNKTGEKSPSPEPEAQTGGRHTDSPNLQSHPEKRKRKFSGSYDVSLTGPPSERFMSDSQASSQCNYKSSPPVIPKVNNALGTELEDGGRPMSPASQPQAPIKQELDHHLSDFHDNISLPGHTVGLLGEDGGPTAGALSDGVSGIESSEHHNPPEMLDGLDDASKCMGNTLDLRNRGKICMQVLQEYFFSTSVSYNFYEHPSISESGK; encoded by the exons ATGCACGAAGGtcaaaagtattttaaaaataaggcCGTAGGCATTGGCAGATTGGTATGGCAGTGGACGTTAAGGGTCGGATGGCGTTGTAATGGCAAAAAGTTTGCGAAAG GGTCGGGATTGGAGATAGACAAGATGGACCAGCAGTATTGCCTACGGTGGAACAATCACCCAGCCAACCTTACAGACGTTCTCAGTTCGCTGCTTGCCAGAGAGGCACTCTGTGACGTTACCTTGGCATGTGTTGGAGAAACTTTTAAGGCACACCAGACGATACTCTCTGCATGTAGTCCGTATTTCGAGACTATTTTCCTCCAGAATACCCATCCTCATCCAATTATATTCCTGAAGGATGTCAACGATACAGAAATGAAAGCGTTGCTGCACTTTATGTATAAGGGAGAAGTAAACGTTAGTCAGCATCTATTACCGATGTTCCTCAAAACAGCAGAGGCGTTACAAATCAGAGGCCTCACAGATAATAGTGTAAATAACAAGACAGGAGAAAAAAGTCCGTCGCCAGAGCCAGAAGCGCAAACCGGTGGCAGGCACACCGATTCGCCTAATCTCCAATCGCATCctgaaaagaggaaaagaaaattttccggCAGCTATGATGTTTCTCTTACTGGACCTCCTAGCGAAAGATTCATGTCTGATTCTCag gCATCTTCgcaatgtaattataaatcaagTCCACCTGTTATTCCAAAGGTAAATAATGCCCTGGGAACAGAATTAGAGGATGGTGGTCGACCTATGTCTCCTGCATCTCAACCACAAGCTCCTATCAAGCAAGAATTAGACCACCACTTATCTGATTTCCATGACAATATCTCCCTCCCA GGTCATACGGTTGGACTATTAGGAGAGGATGGCGGACCTACGGCGGGGGCTCTTAGTGATGGGGTATCTGGAATTGAATCGTCTGAACACCATAATCCTCCTGAAATGCTCGATGGACTTGATG ATGCTTCGAAATGTATGGGAAATACGTTAGATCTAAGAAATCGAGGGAAAATATGCATGCAAGTATtgcaagaatattttttttctacatccGTATCGTACAATTTTTACGAGCACCCCTCTATTTCCGAATCTGGCAAATGA
- the LOC122635966 gene encoding protein tramtrack, beta isoform-like isoform X10 — MHEGQKYFKNKAVGIGRLVWQWTLRVGWRCNGKKFAKGSGLEIDKMDQQYCLRWNNHPANLTDVLSSLLAREALCDVTLACVGETFKAHQTILSACSPYFETIFLQNTHPHPIIFLKDVNDTEMKALLHFMYKGEVNVSQHLLPMFLKTAEALQIRGLTDNSVNNKTGEKSPSPEPEAQTGGRHTDSPNLQSHPEKRKRKFSGSYDVSLTGPPSERFMSDSQASSQCNYKSSPPVIPKVNNALGTELEDGGRPMSPASQPQAPIKQELDHHLSDFHDNISLPGHTVGLLGEDGGPTAGALSDGVSGIESSEHHNPPEMLDGLDGSISKLSLSLN; from the exons ATGCACGAAGGtcaaaagtattttaaaaataaggcCGTAGGCATTGGCAGATTGGTATGGCAGTGGACGTTAAGGGTCGGATGGCGTTGTAATGGCAAAAAGTTTGCGAAAG GGTCGGGATTGGAGATAGACAAGATGGACCAGCAGTATTGCCTACGGTGGAACAATCACCCAGCCAACCTTACAGACGTTCTCAGTTCGCTGCTTGCCAGAGAGGCACTCTGTGACGTTACCTTGGCATGTGTTGGAGAAACTTTTAAGGCACACCAGACGATACTCTCTGCATGTAGTCCGTATTTCGAGACTATTTTCCTCCAGAATACCCATCCTCATCCAATTATATTCCTGAAGGATGTCAACGATACAGAAATGAAAGCGTTGCTGCACTTTATGTATAAGGGAGAAGTAAACGTTAGTCAGCATCTATTACCGATGTTCCTCAAAACAGCAGAGGCGTTACAAATCAGAGGCCTCACAGATAATAGTGTAAATAACAAGACAGGAGAAAAAAGTCCGTCGCCAGAGCCAGAAGCGCAAACCGGTGGCAGGCACACCGATTCGCCTAATCTCCAATCGCATCctgaaaagaggaaaagaaaattttccggCAGCTATGATGTTTCTCTTACTGGACCTCCTAGCGAAAGATTCATGTCTGATTCTCag gCATCTTCgcaatgtaattataaatcaagTCCACCTGTTATTCCAAAGGTAAATAATGCCCTGGGAACAGAATTAGAGGATGGTGGTCGACCTATGTCTCCTGCATCTCAACCACAAGCTCCTATCAAGCAAGAATTAGACCACCACTTATCTGATTTCCATGACAATATCTCCCTCCCA GGTCATACGGTTGGACTATTAGGAGAGGATGGCGGACCTACGGCGGGGGCTCTTAGTGATGGGGTATCTGGAATTGAATCGTCTGAACACCATAATCCTCCTGAAATGCTCGATGGACTTGATG
- the LOC122635966 gene encoding protein tramtrack, beta isoform-like isoform X12, producing MHEGQKYFKNKAVGIGRLVWQWTLRVGWRCNGKKFAKGSGLEIDKMDQQYCLRWNNHPANLTDVLSSLLAREALCDVTLACVGETFKAHQTILSACSPYFETIFLQNTHPHPIIFLKDVNDTEMKALLHFMYKGEVNVSQHLLPMFLKTAEALQIRGLTDNSVNNKTGEKSPSPEPEAQTGGRHTDSPNLQSHPEKRKRKFSGSYDVSLTGPPSERFMSDSQASSQCNYKSSPPVIPKVNNALGTELEDGGRPMSPASQPQAPIKQELDHHLSDFHDNISLPGHTVGLLGEDGGPTAGALSDGVSGIESSEHHNPPEMLDGLDGYENCYQ from the exons ATGCACGAAGGtcaaaagtattttaaaaataaggcCGTAGGCATTGGCAGATTGGTATGGCAGTGGACGTTAAGGGTCGGATGGCGTTGTAATGGCAAAAAGTTTGCGAAAG GGTCGGGATTGGAGATAGACAAGATGGACCAGCAGTATTGCCTACGGTGGAACAATCACCCAGCCAACCTTACAGACGTTCTCAGTTCGCTGCTTGCCAGAGAGGCACTCTGTGACGTTACCTTGGCATGTGTTGGAGAAACTTTTAAGGCACACCAGACGATACTCTCTGCATGTAGTCCGTATTTCGAGACTATTTTCCTCCAGAATACCCATCCTCATCCAATTATATTCCTGAAGGATGTCAACGATACAGAAATGAAAGCGTTGCTGCACTTTATGTATAAGGGAGAAGTAAACGTTAGTCAGCATCTATTACCGATGTTCCTCAAAACAGCAGAGGCGTTACAAATCAGAGGCCTCACAGATAATAGTGTAAATAACAAGACAGGAGAAAAAAGTCCGTCGCCAGAGCCAGAAGCGCAAACCGGTGGCAGGCACACCGATTCGCCTAATCTCCAATCGCATCctgaaaagaggaaaagaaaattttccggCAGCTATGATGTTTCTCTTACTGGACCTCCTAGCGAAAGATTCATGTCTGATTCTCag gCATCTTCgcaatgtaattataaatcaagTCCACCTGTTATTCCAAAGGTAAATAATGCCCTGGGAACAGAATTAGAGGATGGTGGTCGACCTATGTCTCCTGCATCTCAACCACAAGCTCCTATCAAGCAAGAATTAGACCACCACTTATCTGATTTCCATGACAATATCTCCCTCCCA GGTCATACGGTTGGACTATTAGGAGAGGATGGCGGACCTACGGCGGGGGCTCTTAGTGATGGGGTATCTGGAATTGAATCGTCTGAACACCATAATCCTCCTGAAATGCTCGATGGACTTGATG
- the LOC122635966 gene encoding hypermethylated in cancer 2 protein-like isoform X2 — protein sequence MDQQYCLRWNNHPANLTDVLSSLLAREALCDVTLACVGETFKAHQTILSACSPYFETIFLQNTHPHPIIFLKDVNDTEMKALLHFMYKGEVNVSQHLLPMFLKTAEALQIRGLTDNSVNNKTGEKSPSPEPEAQTGGRHTDSPNLQSHPEKRKRKFSGSYDVSLTGPPSERFMSDSQASSQCNYKSSPPVIPKVNNALGTELEDGGRPMSPASQPQAPIKQELDHHLSDFHDNISLPTNVEWIVRRDGKSDETVDVQNMTPNHPDSPVMRVSRESTIMAGGSLCINMSGTMREFEDQHNSLQNRILPINTEHSEYKNDEVETNSQYLSLSECNKNAKLSLINNNDHLGSIRVNSSQQGMSVIQSTLSTALQRNTFQGRKGGRFKLGWLDTYPWLQYDEQSNLMYCKYCRKWSDSIPEIRTSFAAGNGNFRLEIINHHDKCKAHKLCVARESETKESYTYIKSTC from the exons ATGGACCAGCAGTATTGCCTACGGTGGAACAATCACCCAGCCAACCTTACAGACGTTCTCAGTTCGCTGCTTGCCAGAGAGGCACTCTGTGACGTTACCTTGGCATGTGTTGGAGAAACTTTTAAGGCACACCAGACGATACTCTCTGCATGTAGTCCGTATTTCGAGACTATTTTCCTCCAGAATACCCATCCTCATCCAATTATATTCCTGAAGGATGTCAACGATACAGAAATGAAAGCGTTGCTGCACTTTATGTATAAGGGAGAAGTAAACGTTAGTCAGCATCTATTACCGATGTTCCTCAAAACAGCAGAGGCGTTACAAATCAGAGGCCTCACAGATAATAGTGTAAATAACAAGACAGGAGAAAAAAGTCCGTCGCCAGAGCCAGAAGCGCAAACCGGTGGCAGGCACACCGATTCGCCTAATCTCCAATCGCATCctgaaaagaggaaaagaaaattttccggCAGCTATGATGTTTCTCTTACTGGACCTCCTAGCGAAAGATTCATGTCTGATTCTCag gCATCTTCgcaatgtaattataaatcaagTCCACCTGTTATTCCAAAGGTAAATAATGCCCTGGGAACAGAATTAGAGGATGGTGGTCGACCTATGTCTCCTGCATCTCAACCACAAGCTCCTATCAAGCAAGAATTAGACCACCACTTATCTGATTTCCATGACAATATCTCCCTCCCA ACTAATGTGGAGTGGATAGTTCGAAGGGATGGGAAGAGTGACGAAACAGTGGATGTACAGAACATGACTCCCAATCACCCAGATTCTCCTGTGATGCGAGTTTCACGAGAAAGTACCATCATGGCTGGAGGTTCTTTGTGTATCAATATGTCAGGAACTATGCGAGAGTTTGAAGATCAACATAACTCTTTACAAAATCGTATCTTGCCTATTAACACTGAACATTCTGAATATAAGAACGATGAAGTAGAAACTAATTCACAGTATCTATCTTTATccgaatgtaataaaaatgcaaaattgtcgttaattaataataatgatcatttGGGATCAATAAGAGTAAATAGTTCACAACAGGGAATGTCGGTGATACAATCCACTTTGAGCACTGCTTTGCAACGTAATACTTTTCAAGGTAGAAAAGGTGGTAGATTTAAGCTTGGCTGGTTAGATACGTATCCTTGGCTTCAATATGACGAACAGTCTAATCTTATGTATTGCAAATACTGTAGAAAATGGAGTGATTCGATTCCAGAAATACGTACCTCTTTTGCTGCAGGTAATGGTAATTTTAGActtgaaattataaatcatcATGATAAGTGTAAAGCTCACAAATTATGTGTAGCTAGAGAAAGTGAAACTAAAGAAAgttacacgtatataaaaagtacTTGTTGA
- the LOC122635966 gene encoding protein tramtrack, beta isoform-like isoform X14 encodes MHEGQKYFKNKAVGIGRLVWQWTLRVGWRCNGKKFAKGSGLEIDKMDQQYCLRWNNHPANLTDVLSSLLAREALCDVTLACVGETFKAHQTILSACSPYFETIFLQNTHPHPIIFLKDVNDTEMKALLHFMYKGEVNVSQHLLPMFLKTAEALQIRGLTDNSVNNKTGEKSPSPEPEAQTGGRHTDSPNLQSHPEKRKRKFSGSYDVSLTGPPSERFMSDSQASSQCNYKSSPPVIPKVNNALGTELEDGGRPMSPASQPQAPIKQELDHHLSDFHDNISLPGHTVGLLGEDGGPTAGALSDGVSGIESSEHHNPPEMLDGLDV; translated from the exons ATGCACGAAGGtcaaaagtattttaaaaataaggcCGTAGGCATTGGCAGATTGGTATGGCAGTGGACGTTAAGGGTCGGATGGCGTTGTAATGGCAAAAAGTTTGCGAAAG GGTCGGGATTGGAGATAGACAAGATGGACCAGCAGTATTGCCTACGGTGGAACAATCACCCAGCCAACCTTACAGACGTTCTCAGTTCGCTGCTTGCCAGAGAGGCACTCTGTGACGTTACCTTGGCATGTGTTGGAGAAACTTTTAAGGCACACCAGACGATACTCTCTGCATGTAGTCCGTATTTCGAGACTATTTTCCTCCAGAATACCCATCCTCATCCAATTATATTCCTGAAGGATGTCAACGATACAGAAATGAAAGCGTTGCTGCACTTTATGTATAAGGGAGAAGTAAACGTTAGTCAGCATCTATTACCGATGTTCCTCAAAACAGCAGAGGCGTTACAAATCAGAGGCCTCACAGATAATAGTGTAAATAACAAGACAGGAGAAAAAAGTCCGTCGCCAGAGCCAGAAGCGCAAACCGGTGGCAGGCACACCGATTCGCCTAATCTCCAATCGCATCctgaaaagaggaaaagaaaattttccggCAGCTATGATGTTTCTCTTACTGGACCTCCTAGCGAAAGATTCATGTCTGATTCTCag gCATCTTCgcaatgtaattataaatcaagTCCACCTGTTATTCCAAAGGTAAATAATGCCCTGGGAACAGAATTAGAGGATGGTGGTCGACCTATGTCTCCTGCATCTCAACCACAAGCTCCTATCAAGCAAGAATTAGACCACCACTTATCTGATTTCCATGACAATATCTCCCTCCCA GGTCATACGGTTGGACTATTAGGAGAGGATGGCGGACCTACGGCGGGGGCTCTTAGTGATGGGGTATCTGGAATTGAATCGTCTGAACACCATAATCCTCCTGAAATGCTCGATGGACTTGATG
- the LOC122635966 gene encoding protein tramtrack, beta isoform-like isoform X13 — protein MHEGQKYFKNKAVGIGRLVWQWTLRVGWRCNGKKFAKGSGLEIDKMDQQYCLRWNNHPANLTDVLSSLLAREALCDVTLACVGETFKAHQTILSACSPYFETIFLQNTHPHPIIFLKDVNDTEMKALLHFMYKGEVNVSQHLLPMFLKTAEALQIRGLTDNSVNNKTGEKSPSPEPEAQTGGRHTDSPNLQSHPEKRKRKFSGSYDVSLTGPPSERFMSDSQASSQCNYKSSPPVIPKVNNALGTELEDGGRPMSPASQPQAPIKQELDHHLSDFHDNISLPGHTVGLLGEDGGPTAGALSDGVSGIESSEHHNPPEMLDGLDVPEGFRI, from the exons ATGCACGAAGGtcaaaagtattttaaaaataaggcCGTAGGCATTGGCAGATTGGTATGGCAGTGGACGTTAAGGGTCGGATGGCGTTGTAATGGCAAAAAGTTTGCGAAAG GGTCGGGATTGGAGATAGACAAGATGGACCAGCAGTATTGCCTACGGTGGAACAATCACCCAGCCAACCTTACAGACGTTCTCAGTTCGCTGCTTGCCAGAGAGGCACTCTGTGACGTTACCTTGGCATGTGTTGGAGAAACTTTTAAGGCACACCAGACGATACTCTCTGCATGTAGTCCGTATTTCGAGACTATTTTCCTCCAGAATACCCATCCTCATCCAATTATATTCCTGAAGGATGTCAACGATACAGAAATGAAAGCGTTGCTGCACTTTATGTATAAGGGAGAAGTAAACGTTAGTCAGCATCTATTACCGATGTTCCTCAAAACAGCAGAGGCGTTACAAATCAGAGGCCTCACAGATAATAGTGTAAATAACAAGACAGGAGAAAAAAGTCCGTCGCCAGAGCCAGAAGCGCAAACCGGTGGCAGGCACACCGATTCGCCTAATCTCCAATCGCATCctgaaaagaggaaaagaaaattttccggCAGCTATGATGTTTCTCTTACTGGACCTCCTAGCGAAAGATTCATGTCTGATTCTCag gCATCTTCgcaatgtaattataaatcaagTCCACCTGTTATTCCAAAGGTAAATAATGCCCTGGGAACAGAATTAGAGGATGGTGGTCGACCTATGTCTCCTGCATCTCAACCACAAGCTCCTATCAAGCAAGAATTAGACCACCACTTATCTGATTTCCATGACAATATCTCCCTCCCA GGTCATACGGTTGGACTATTAGGAGAGGATGGCGGACCTACGGCGGGGGCTCTTAGTGATGGGGTATCTGGAATTGAATCGTCTGAACACCATAATCCTCCTGAAATGCTCGATGGACTTGATG
- the LOC122635966 gene encoding protein tramtrack, beta isoform-like isoform X9: MHEGQKYFKNKAVGIGRLVWQWTLRVGWRCNGKKFAKGSGLEIDKMDQQYCLRWNNHPANLTDVLSSLLAREALCDVTLACVGETFKAHQTILSACSPYFETIFLQNTHPHPIIFLKDVNDTEMKALLHFMYKGEVNVSQHLLPMFLKTAEALQIRGLTDNSVNNKTGEKSPSPEPEAQTGGRHTDSPNLQSHPEKRKRKFSGSYDVSLTGPPSERFMSDSQASSQCNYKSSPPVIPKVNNALGTELEDGGRPMSPASQPQAPIKQELDHHLSDFHDNISLPGHTVGLLGEDGGPTAGALSDGVSGIESSEHHNPPEMLDGLDDQLSKTVKRSSHN; this comes from the exons ATGCACGAAGGtcaaaagtattttaaaaataaggcCGTAGGCATTGGCAGATTGGTATGGCAGTGGACGTTAAGGGTCGGATGGCGTTGTAATGGCAAAAAGTTTGCGAAAG GGTCGGGATTGGAGATAGACAAGATGGACCAGCAGTATTGCCTACGGTGGAACAATCACCCAGCCAACCTTACAGACGTTCTCAGTTCGCTGCTTGCCAGAGAGGCACTCTGTGACGTTACCTTGGCATGTGTTGGAGAAACTTTTAAGGCACACCAGACGATACTCTCTGCATGTAGTCCGTATTTCGAGACTATTTTCCTCCAGAATACCCATCCTCATCCAATTATATTCCTGAAGGATGTCAACGATACAGAAATGAAAGCGTTGCTGCACTTTATGTATAAGGGAGAAGTAAACGTTAGTCAGCATCTATTACCGATGTTCCTCAAAACAGCAGAGGCGTTACAAATCAGAGGCCTCACAGATAATAGTGTAAATAACAAGACAGGAGAAAAAAGTCCGTCGCCAGAGCCAGAAGCGCAAACCGGTGGCAGGCACACCGATTCGCCTAATCTCCAATCGCATCctgaaaagaggaaaagaaaattttccggCAGCTATGATGTTTCTCTTACTGGACCTCCTAGCGAAAGATTCATGTCTGATTCTCag gCATCTTCgcaatgtaattataaatcaagTCCACCTGTTATTCCAAAGGTAAATAATGCCCTGGGAACAGAATTAGAGGATGGTGGTCGACCTATGTCTCCTGCATCTCAACCACAAGCTCCTATCAAGCAAGAATTAGACCACCACTTATCTGATTTCCATGACAATATCTCCCTCCCA GGTCATACGGTTGGACTATTAGGAGAGGATGGCGGACCTACGGCGGGGGCTCTTAGTGATGGGGTATCTGGAATTGAATCGTCTGAACACCATAATCCTCCTGAAATGCTCGATGGACTTGATG
- the LOC122635966 gene encoding protein tramtrack, beta isoform-like isoform X8, whose protein sequence is MHEGQKYFKNKAVGIGRLVWQWTLRVGWRCNGKKFAKGSGLEIDKMDQQYCLRWNNHPANLTDVLSSLLAREALCDVTLACVGETFKAHQTILSACSPYFETIFLQNTHPHPIIFLKDVNDTEMKALLHFMYKGEVNVSQHLLPMFLKTAEALQIRGLTDNSVNNKTGEKSPSPEPEAQTGGRHTDSPNLQSHPEKRKRKFSGSYDVSLTGPPSERFMSDSQASSQCNYKSSPPVIPKVNNALGTELEDGGRPMSPASQPQAPIKQELDHHLSDFHDNISLPGHTVGLLGEDGGPTAGALSDGVSGIESSEHHNPPEMLDGLDVSPIIIVSFISKAIALTSLTHFIIT, encoded by the exons ATGCACGAAGGtcaaaagtattttaaaaataaggcCGTAGGCATTGGCAGATTGGTATGGCAGTGGACGTTAAGGGTCGGATGGCGTTGTAATGGCAAAAAGTTTGCGAAAG GGTCGGGATTGGAGATAGACAAGATGGACCAGCAGTATTGCCTACGGTGGAACAATCACCCAGCCAACCTTACAGACGTTCTCAGTTCGCTGCTTGCCAGAGAGGCACTCTGTGACGTTACCTTGGCATGTGTTGGAGAAACTTTTAAGGCACACCAGACGATACTCTCTGCATGTAGTCCGTATTTCGAGACTATTTTCCTCCAGAATACCCATCCTCATCCAATTATATTCCTGAAGGATGTCAACGATACAGAAATGAAAGCGTTGCTGCACTTTATGTATAAGGGAGAAGTAAACGTTAGTCAGCATCTATTACCGATGTTCCTCAAAACAGCAGAGGCGTTACAAATCAGAGGCCTCACAGATAATAGTGTAAATAACAAGACAGGAGAAAAAAGTCCGTCGCCAGAGCCAGAAGCGCAAACCGGTGGCAGGCACACCGATTCGCCTAATCTCCAATCGCATCctgaaaagaggaaaagaaaattttccggCAGCTATGATGTTTCTCTTACTGGACCTCCTAGCGAAAGATTCATGTCTGATTCTCag gCATCTTCgcaatgtaattataaatcaagTCCACCTGTTATTCCAAAGGTAAATAATGCCCTGGGAACAGAATTAGAGGATGGTGGTCGACCTATGTCTCCTGCATCTCAACCACAAGCTCCTATCAAGCAAGAATTAGACCACCACTTATCTGATTTCCATGACAATATCTCCCTCCCA GGTCATACGGTTGGACTATTAGGAGAGGATGGCGGACCTACGGCGGGGGCTCTTAGTGATGGGGTATCTGGAATTGAATCGTCTGAACACCATAATCCTCCTGAAATGCTCGATGGACTTGATG